The nucleotide sequence CGACCAGCGGCGTCGGGCCGTCTTGGAACCGCGACGTTAGGAAGGTCGTCTCCAATGGCGAGGAGATGGTGTCGAGGAATAGGAACGAGTCCTCTGCTGGCTCGTAGATGCGGTTGTAGTCGACGTGCGACGTCGATGGGGTGGGCAGCATCTTTTGGGGGTGTGTGGGGTTCTCGGTggacttttcttcttctcctttctttctctccctCTCTAATTTCCCCGTGTGTGATTTTTTATCCCCTCTTTGGTGACTACGATAAGCGAGTAGTGTCCGGGTCGCTCCAGCAAATCTGTGCTTTGTTGGAAAGATATCATAAGCTCATAATGCAGTGTATAGTGGAGTGGATctggggggaaaaaaggatAGAAATCCACGAAGGGTCCACGTGACTCATAGTAAATCACAAAACAAGTAGGATTTCATGAGATAGGCATATACAATTGGAATTTTTCTGCAGAAGTTAGACTTGAATAGTCTCATGTTGAGAGTTTAGAGAACTGACATAGTTGGGGTTTATCGAAGAGTCGTGGACGCTAGGCGAGCAACGCACATCACACAAGCTTGCTTTAATTCAGACGGCACAATATAacatgttctgtttgttgaTGCCTCTTCAGCCCCTACCTAGATCTAGTCTGAGTCGCTGTCCTCGCTGTCCGAAAAACCCTTGAATTCTTCCTCCGAGGTATCGTCCTGTACGCCAACGACAGCCTCTccacctttttcttcttcctcgtcgtcgtcttcatcctcatcctcaaTGTCAAAGTGCGCCGAGATATCCCACCGGTCACCCTTGGCAGCCTTGCTCACATACTTGACAAACCGAAGAGCCCCGCTGTCCCTCAACACGATTGTCAGCTTGTTCCACGCCGCCGCCTGGAAGAAGAGGATGTTGTCGTCGTCAGCTCCACCGGCACGATAGACGGCAGCGTCCGCgccatcgtcctcgtcgccagCCATGTAAACCTCGTGGCCTCCAACTTCTTCAGGCTCTACTGCGTCttcctttgtctttttcccTTCACTGCCCTTCTTTTTAGACTTGGCTTTGGCCTCCGCCTTGTTCTTACCCTTGCTGTTCTTCTTGCCTTTGGGTTTAGCGTCGTCCTCTTCTGCATCGTCCTCTTCGTCTTCATCATCCTCTTGATCGTCACCCCATCCTTGAGTGGGCGTCAGACCAAAGTTCAACTCCAGACGTGCCTCGCCATCGTGACCCATGGCAAGGGTATAGTCCTCGCCCCTCCGGAATCGCCGCGCGATTGAATAATGCGACTTGATCACGCAGCCAGTGGCCATTTGGAGCCACGCGCGGAACTGCCGACTGGGAAGAAAGACGTCCAGGAGCTCACGGATTGGGTTCTGTTCAATTTGACCTTCCCCAGCCGCATTCTCCTCTGTTTCCTGCATGTAGAGGAAACGGTGCTTGTGGGGCGGCCGAGCAACCTTCCACGGCGTCTTCTTCTCAATCTCTGCGGATTGCGAAGGGATCTTGGCCGCTTCTTGTTGGATGATGTACTCCCGCAGCTTGGCAGCATACTTTCGGTTGAGGATGTCAGCCAGCGTTATGCTAGAGTTTTCCTCGAAGTACTCTGATGCCCGCTCGAGTGTGTCCGGTGTAAGATAGGTCGGGGCCATGTATTTGAGCAGAAACTCGAGGTCCTTTTCATCAAACTCGACAATATCCTGCGAGTCCCCTTCCTCGACCGGCTTGGGTTCCTCCCGGGGCAGGTCATGCTGATCCGGGTTACCCTGCAGTTGCATGAGACCACTGTTTTTCACCTGCTCCTCCTCTGCACCCTTGACGTAGCCGTCCTCGCCAATCTGCGGGATgtggaaccagccgctgatggCCATGCGCACGCGGCCTCCCTGCTTTTCCAGCTCTGCCTTGGTTTTGGCATGGTACACCTCTTCCACATCGTGGAAGCTCTGGCCTGGCTGGACGGCAAAGAAACTCAGCTGGTTCCAGGCGGGCGGGATGACTTTGACGACGTCGGGCTCCACCGTCTTGGCCACGGCGCCGCCTTTACCCTTGCGCTCGGTGACGGGGAAGAGGCGCAGAGCACCACCCCATTCCGGCTTCCATGGTATGTCCGGGTCGACGAGGTACAAAATGTAGCTGACCTTCCTGCTACCAATAACGTCGTCGTGGCAGAGAAGATAACATCCAGGCGTGTAGACGTTGATGGCCATGTCCGTCTTGCGGCCGCTCAGGGGACCACAGCCAGTGATGCCCGAGACATAGTTCCGAAAGGTGTCGGAGTAGATGGCATCGCGGAGTGCCAGGAGAGACGGTAGCTTCGCCAGAGCCTCGTCGTCTAACCCATCCAGGTTGGCGAGGTCGCCGGACTGGTGGATTTTGTAGATGTCGGTCTCCTTGGGGGTGAAGGAGACATTCTCGCGGATCTCGTCGCGGACGGAGCGTAATAGTTTGTCGTCGACGAGCTCGTGAATGACGCAGTGTTTGTAGGGTGTCGATGTCTTGTACTCTTTAGAGTACTTGCCGAGTACGTCTTTTTCAAAAAGGCCGTTCCTGAACCTTTCTTTCGTCTCTTGCTCGGTGAGCTCTGTAAGTGGGTGGGGTCAGCATCCGATGTGAAGCTAAATATTGCGGCGATTGAACCAGCGATAGcaagaggtaggtaggtaggagcAGATAAAAACCCCCCAAGAATAACTCAcgcttcttggccttctttTTCAGAGGCTTCTTAGCCTGCAATTGGTTTTCGGCTTTCCTCTTCATCGTGGAGGGATTTCTGGCGAGTGAAATTTatgagacaaaaaaagttgAAGCTGTGGAATTGGCAGAGGAACAGTGACGTCCTTAGCGGATTTTTCAATGCAAGGGTCGATCGCGGTCAAACTTTTggaccaagaaagaaaaaaaaatccaatgGCGACATTCCCCACACCAGATTTTATTCTCAACAGGCAATCATCAGGCCACTTTCATCATAATATGCTGTGAAAAGTGCACTTCTCTGTTGGTCGGCACACCGCGGAAATATTAGACGTGCAATTGGCCCAAGGCGTCTATTAATTTTCGCCGACAACGCTGTCGGGTGCACAAGCGAGCGCATGAGAGTGCaagcgccgacgccgcctcAGCCTGTCCGTGTTATCCAATCTCCATTGCAGCTGTACCGGCTCTCATACATACCCTTCATGCAGTGCAATCCATCTTTTGACTGAAATTCCGATCCCACTGTACACTGCTTATTGCCATTGGCTATAACAGGCTAGCAGCAGTACGGCCAAATCAGCGGTAAAACTTAGGTCGTCTTGACATGTATGCTAAATGTTTGTTAGGCGCCTGCATCTCCTCTTGCAGTTGGCATGTTGATCACTTATGCGCCATTCGCATCGGGATTTTTTCTGTACCTCATGTTCTGGTTGGCGAAGTCGTTCCCCGACTGGTTGAATATTCAAGCCAGGCATTGTTCTTTCCCGTCGACGTTGATCAGTCACAGTTCCACATACTCCCCGCATACTACACACCAActaatctagttctagttctagttctagtccgaCTATCTTGAGATTCAAGCGGAGAAGAGGGTCCGCACATTACTGTGACCATGCGTCGACGTACATACGCCCTTTAGGCCCAGTTGACTGACCAAGTCCCCATTGTACGCCCTTTCGCCCCATTGTGAGCCAAGAACCTGCCTCTTCTGGACTAAGTTGTAGTTGATGTACACGCTTACAATCCCACAACACTCCAATACTCTctatcgttcaaagcttaaCCGTAATTGTACTTGAGCTTAATCTGCCGCAGCAGTTTGCTATATATACATATAATTGACAAGTTACAAAATAACCAACTGCTGGGTACATTTGCAAAGTATACAAAGCTATTATTAACCATCACTCAAATCCAAGTCTACAAAACATAAAGAAGGGATCACTATAATGTCTCAGTCAACGTTGGATATCAAACAGGTGCGGGGTAGCTTCCCAGCCTTGAGCGTGGACCAAGTCTTTTTTGACAACGCCGGTGGAAGTCAAACACTGGACAAGGTGATCGATTCGTATGTGTCTTCAGGGGAGAGAAGCTATAAGAATCACACGGGACCTGTGTTGTACGGCAGCTGACTCGACTCGACATTACAGGATACGTGAATACCTGAGCAACACCAATGTTCAACTGGGTGCATCTTATTCCACTGGCCAAAAGTCGACAGATTTGTATGACAAGGGGTATGAGGCCGCGGCAAAGTATATCAACGCTTCAGTCGACAACATTGGTAGGGACTGAATCCTTGAGAGAGGTATCGCCGTATAGTCCTAAACTAACAAACACTCAAACCCTCCCAGTCCTGGGATCATCCACCACCCAACTCTTCCGCAATCTATCCCAAACCCTCAACTTCAGCCACGGAGATGAGATCATCGTCTCCAAGATCGACCACGAGGCAAACATCGCCTCGTGGGTCGACCTCGCCGAGCGACAGAAGCTGGTCCTGAAATGGTGGCTCCCGTCGCAGGCCAGCCTCGATGCATCGTCGCCGAAGCTCGAGGTGGCTGACCTCAAGGACCTCTTGTCTGACAAGACTCGCCTTGTGACCCTGACGCACGCGAGCAACATCCTCGGCACGATACACGACGTCAAGGCCGTCTCTGATGCGGTGCACGCGCAAAAAGACGAGGCACTCGTGTGCGTCGACGGCGTGGCTTATGCTCCCCACCGGCCTATTGATGTCAAGGCATTGGGGGTGGATATTTACTGCTTTTCGTGGTACAAGGTACGTGGTCCGAtagttgctgttgctgttgctgtttgaTGTTGCTTTTATTATCATATACACCCTTGTGCTAAAATAGCACACTCACAATTCAGGTCTACGGGCCTCACATCTCCATGCTATACGCCTCGGACAGAGCCAACTCCCAGATGAAGTCGCTGGGCCACTACTTCAACCCCTCAAAGACGGTAGAGGACAAGCTCGGCCTCGCCGGGTCCAGCTACGAGCTCGTCGCCTCCATCCCCGAGGTGGTCACCTATCTGGACGGCAAAGAGGCCGCCATCGAGAAGCAGGAGACTCTGCTGTCCGAGACTTTGCTCAAGTACCTCAGGTCACGAGACGACGTGACCATCTGGGGTGAAAAGTCATCCGATGGCCAGCTCCGTGTTCCCACCATATCCTTCACCGTCAAGGGTTGGGGATCACAGGAGCTGGTCGAGACGGTAGAAAAGGGGACCAACTTTGGGTTCCGATGGGGTAGTTTCTACTCGGTGCGTCTCGTTGAGGAGATGCTGGATTTGGGCCACGACGGAATTACCAGGGTCAGCATGGTACACTACAATACCGGtacgtttttttcttcttcacaACGGCCCTAGCCACGAAGCAACCGATCATAATTGCTGACAACACTTTTAGTTGACGAGGTTGAGCGGCTTGTAGAAGCTCTGGACAAAACCTTGGCGTCCAAGGAGTAACTATGCCTCAATGAATGTTCGCTCACAATATCAAAGGAGCGATAGGACCTGCTCTTaaatcgtcgtcctcgtcaatACTTGCCCCCTTTGCCCCTTTGAATGTGAGTTAAAGAAGCCGTGTCTGAAATCTCAACCTGC is from Pyricularia oryzae 70-15 chromosome 2, whole genome shotgun sequence and encodes:
- a CDS encoding PKHD-type hydroxylase TPA1 → MKRKAENQLQAKKPLKKKAKKQLTEQETKERFRNGLFEKDVLGKYSKEYKTSTPYKHCVIHELVDDKLLRSVRDEIRENVSFTPKETDIYKIHQSGDLANLDGLDDEALAKLPSLLALRDAIYSDTFRNYVSGITGCGPLSGRKTDMAINVYTPGCYLLCHDDVIGSRKVSYILYLVDPDIPWKPEWGGALRLFPVTERKGKGGAVAKTVEPDVVKVIPPAWNQLSFFAVQPGQSFHDVEEVYHAKTKAELEKQGGRVRMAISGWFHIPQIGEDGYVKGAEEEQVKNSGLMQLQGNPDQHDLPREEPKPVEEGDSQDIVEFDEKDLEFLLKYMAPTYLTPDTLERASEYFEENSSITLADILNRKYAAKLREYIIQQEAAKIPSQSAEIEKKTPWKVARPPHKHRFLYMQETEENAAGEGQIEQNPIRELLDVFLPSRQFRAWLQMATGCVIKSHYSIARRFRRGEDYTLAMGHDGEARLELNFGLTPTQGWGDDQEDDEDEEDDAEEDDAKPKGKKNSKGKNKAEAKAKSKKKGSEGKKTKEDAVEPEEVGGHEVYMAGDEDDGADAAVYRAGGADDDNILFFQAAAWNKLTIVLRDSGALRFVKYVSKAAKGDRWDISAHFDIEDEDEDDDEEEEKGGEAVVGVQDDTSEEEFKGFSDSEDSDSD
- a CDS encoding cysteine desulfurase; its protein translation is MSQSTLDIKQVRGSFPALSVDQVFFDNAGGSQTLDKVIDSIREYLSNTNVQLGASYSTGQKSTDLYDKGYEAAAKYINASVDNIVLGSSTTQLFRNLSQTLNFSHGDEIIVSKIDHEANIASWVDLAERQKLVLKWWLPSQASLDASSPKLEVADLKDLLSDKTRLVTLTHASNILGTIHDVKAVSDAVHAQKDEALVCVDGVAYAPHRPIDVKALGVDIYCFSWYKVYGPHISMLYASDRANSQMKSLGHYFNPSKTVEDKLGLAGSSYELVASIPEVVTYLDGKEAAIEKQETLLSETLLKYLRSRDDVTIWGEKSSDGQLRVPTISFTVKGWGSQELVETVEKGTNFGFRWGSFYSVRLVEEMLDLGHDGITRVSMVHYNTVDEVERLVEALDKTLASKE